The bacterium DNA segment TAGTCTCAGCGGACTACGCGCATCTATCTTATCGCGGGCGCGCAGCACAGGGGCGGGCCAGGCGGTAGTTTTCTCTCGAATCGATCCCACCTTCGAACAATTTCCGCGATCTGAGCGAACCTCACAGGAGCACCGCCACCCACCACGGGCTGAGCAGTGAACTCAACCGCGAGCACGACCTCTGCCAGACCACGAGCAAGGTAGCTTGGGCGACCGCGAAATATTCCTCGCGCCGTTGCCAATCCTACCCATAGGACGTCGCACGGCAGAGTCCAGCTCAGGGTAGCTTGTCGAAAAAGAGATAAACGGCGGCAATCCGGCCGTCCCGGGCAATGATGAAATCTGTCCCGGCGTTGGCTGGCGCCTCACCAGGGCGGCCCTCTACCCATTGGATCCGCCCGCTATTGCCCAATTCCTCGGGCGCGGCAATTGGCTGATATCGAAAGTCAGGGTGAGTAGCCTTGATCGCGCCCGCGACGCGATCGATCTCGTCGCGGCCACGGTAGACGCCCCTGGGCTCGTAGAACACGCAATCTTCGGTGAAGATCTCGTCGATGGCCGCGCGCCGACGCGCGGGGTCGTTTTCACCGAAGACGTCGTCAAGATTGCGGGTCAGCAAGGTCGAGGTGCTATAGGACATGGCTTGTCTCCTCTCGGCATCGAGTGCGGCTTGCGATATCTCGACCCGGAACGGCTCTGTATTAACTTCGGCGAGGACTGCGCATCGCCACACGGTGACTACTCAATTACATCCTCACTTCTCAGTACCAATCCCCCCCCAAATGTCGGATGGCTTCTGGATTGCCGAAGAGCCGTAGATGAGCGGGCGAAGGAGCGTATGGGCGCTTTCGCTCGCACCCTGACCGACTGTTCCAGGTAACGACTCAGGCCTGAGAATAATATTGAAACTCGATCGCATCGAGGATCCTGCGTCCTCATCATGAACTGGGAGAATGCTCGAAGCACCTGCTGCACGTCCTGGTCTTCAGGCACGCGCGGCAGGATCCGAGTGATTCGCATCGTCATGCCCCGCATAGGGGTCTCTGGAGCAGGCCGGCCTCGATGCACCATCTGAAGAAGGTCTTCAACGCTCGGAAATAATGGTGCACGCTGACCGGCTTCATAGTCTCGCGCAAACTGGTGAGATAGCGCTGGACGCCCAGAGAAGTCGCATCCCGAAGGTCATCGAGCTCGAGCGCCTGGGCCAACCGCTGGAGGGTCCAGGCGTACCCGGTTACGGTACGGGACGAGCAGTTGCTGACGCGCCGGCTGAGAAGAAAGGTCTCTAGGGCAGCCTGGAAGTCCGCTTCGGGGTGAGCATCTGCTTTTTGGGGCGTTTTTTGCGGTGCAAAATCGCTGGGAGCCTGGATTTTATTGGTTTGGAGCGGGAAACGGGACTCGAACCCGCGACCCTCTGCTTGGGAAGCAGATGCTCTACCAACTGAGCTATTCCCGCTCGTCTCACCACTATTTATTGCAAGACATATTATAGTTCCTGCAAAGCCCTCCGTCAAAAGGGTGGGGGGGGATATAGCCGGCCAGTCGAGAAGCCGCTACGCAGTGCCGATCTTCGCGGCCGGGGGTGCATGCATGAACGGGGAGCTTTCTGGGCAGGTCATCATCATCACGGGCGCGGGCCGTGGCATCGGGCGCGCGGTGGTCGGAGAGCTGGCGGCCGCGGGCGCGCGGCTCGTGCTGGTCGCGCGGACACGGGCGGACCTCGTACGCGCCGCGGAGGAGATCGGCGAGGACCGGGCGACAGTGGTTGCCGGCGACGTAACCGACGAGGCCACCGCGGCGGCCGCGGTCGCCCGCGCGCAGGAGTGGGGAGGCCGACTGGATGCCGTCGTGAACAACGCCGGGATCGGGTGGCGCGGGGTGACCCATGAGATGCCGGTCGACGCTTGGCGGCGGCTGATGGACGTCAATCTGACCGGAGTTTTTCTTTTTACTAGAGCCGCGCTGCGCGTGATGGTGGCCCAGCGGCGGGGCCACATTGTCAACATTGCCTCGGGGGCGGGACGCCTGGGGATGGCGGAGAGCGCGGCATATTCAGCCTCGAAGTTTGGCGTCATTGGGTTCACCGAGTCGGTCGGGCTCGAGGTCCGGCGGAGCGGCGTGAAGGTGAGCGTGGTCGAGCCCGGGTCGGTCCAGACCTCGTTCTCGGAGAGTACCGTGCGCCGGGACTGGGCGCTTCAGCCTGACGATGTTGCTCGAGTTGTCCGAGCCGTCCTGTCCACCGGGCCGAACGTCTGGATTAGGGAAGCGTTCGTCACGCCGCTGCAGGTCCCCAAGGCGTAAGCGGCGGGCGGCGCGATGTCGGCCCAGGCATAAACTCAGAACTCGTCTATCAGTGTCCTTTGATTTATTCTCTGCCGCCGAGGGTTCGGCTGAGGAAGTCGACCAGCATCCGGGCGATCGCCTCCTTCCCTTGGGCGACGCCGTCGACCGCGCCATTGGGCCGGACGAGGTAGCCGATATGCAGGCCGCGCTCGATGTCCCGGAGATCGTTGGCCACGACGAGATCCGCGCCGGTCTTGTCGGCCCAGGCCCGGGCGATCTCGATCAGCGCGTCTTTCCCCTTCCCAACCTCGAGCTTGAACCCCACGAATAGGGTTTTGGGCGCGAGCGTCTTGACCAGGGGAGCCGCCTTGGGTGTCGGGGTGAGGCGGATCACCCACTCTGATAGGTCGCTTGAAGTCTTCTCTTCCCGGATCTCGGCCGGCTCGAAGTCGAGCACCGCCATCGCGTGGATGACCGCGTCATAGCCGGTCGGAAGCTCTTTCCTGAACACCACGATGAGATCGTGTACCGTCTCGATGGGGAGGAGCCGCAGGTGGCTCCGCTGGCCGCCCCGGATTGTGGGGGTTTCGCTGACCCGACCGTAGACAAACGTGACGTCGGCGCCGGCCTGCACAACCGCCTCGGCGATGAGCGTCCCCAGCCTGCCGGTGGACTTGTTCGAAAGGAACCGCACCGCGTCGAGGGGTGCCCGGGTTGGCCCCGAGGTGATGAGGATCCGTCGTCCAGACAGGCTCATGGTGAGACAGCCGGCGTGGCAAATCCAGAAAGCGCGAGCGTGATCTCTTCCCGCACCCACGGATCTCGCTCGTGCGTCAGCCGGTGCTGCAGGCCCCGCTGCGCGTCGTCGCCGCCGATCCGGCCGAGCGCCCACGCAGCGTGGCCGCGCACCAAGGCGTCATCCCCGTCGTCGAGCGCGATCATCAGGTCCGGCACCGCCACCGGATCAGCGATGTTGCCCAGTGCGACGGCGACATTTCGGCGGAGGCCACTGCGCCTGGCGCGCTTGACCGGCGAGCCGCGGAACCGCTGCCGGAACTCCTCTTCGGTGATGTTTAAGAGAGGAAGCAGCGCGGGGCGGGCGCCGGTGCCGGCGCGCGCCGCAAACTCGGGGTGCCCTTCGGCCAGGGTCTTGGTGTTGTGCGGGCACACGACCTGACAGATGTCACACCCAAAGATGTGATCCCCGATCGCCGGGCGGAGCTCGAGCGGAATCGGGCCCCGGTGCTCGATCGTCAGGTACGAGATGCACCGGCGGGCATCCACCATATAGGGCGCGACGATCGCCCCTGTGGGGCAGGCGTCCAAGCAGAGGCGGCATCGGCCGCAGTCTCCATCGTCAGGGACGTCGGGGGTCATCGGCAGGTCGGTGAGGATCTCCCCCAGGAACACCCATGAGCCGTGCCCGCTGCGCGTGATGATCAGCGTGTTCTTCCCGTACCAGCCGAGCCCCGCGCGTCTGGCCGCGGCTCGGTCGATCACCGGGCCAGTGTCGACGTAGTAGCGGGCGACCCGGGCGCCTCGGCTCAGCAGATACCCGGCCAGCCGGCGTAGCCGTTGTTCCATGGCGGCATGGTAATCTTCGCCCTGCGCGTACCGGCTGATCCGGCCCCGTGCCTCCGCCGGCGCTGGCGCCGGTTCTTCCTCGCTCGGTGCGCCGTTGGTATGGCCCCCATAGTACAGACCGACCACAACGAGCGTGCGGGCGTCCTCCACAACAGCCTTCGGGTCGCCCGACCGCGGGGCGTTTCGGGCCATGTAATCCATTTCACCATGGTATCCGCGATCCACCCAATCGGCGAGAGCCCGGCCTTCGCGGACAAACGGCGCACTCGTAGTGATGCCGCAGAGATCGAACCCGGCGGCGGTCGCCTCGTGTTTGACATCCTGCGCAAGTTTCGCAAGGTCCATCGTGGCGCTCCCGGTCTGAGTATAACACTGCGCAGACGGGTCCCTCCTCACGCACCGATCGTCACGGCGACACTCGATCGCCAGAGGAGTTCGCTTAGCACGCTGGAACCTGTCGTGCCGTGGAATCTGCTCCCGCCTCGCTCAGCGTGTCCCACGTTGCCCGCTCGTTCGGTCGGCGTCACGTGCTCCGCGACGTGACATTCACCGCTCGCCGTGGCGAGTTGGTGGGAATCGCCGGAGAGAACGGGGCCGGAAAGACGACGCTGCTCCGGATCATGGCCGGGCTGCTGCCGCCGGACCGGGGTCGCGTCGACGTCCGCGGCCGCATCGGGTACTGTCCTCAAGACCCGCAGGTGCACTTCGGGCTCACCGTCGACCAAAATCTCGAATGGTTCCGCGCCGCGTACCGCCTCGAGCATCACATGCGCGCCGAGGCAATGCTGGATCGGCTGGCCGTCCGCCAGCACCGCCGGACGCTCGTCGGCGACTTGAGTGGAGGCACCAGGCAAAAGCTCAACCTGATCCTCGCGCTCATGCACGATCCCGAGGTGCTGCTCCTCGACGAGCCGTACCAAGGGTTCGACTGGGAGACGTATCTCCGGTTTTGGGACATCGCAGAGGAGTCCCGGGGCGCCGGCAGGGTCATCGTCATCATCTCGCACCTGGTCTTCGAGCGCACCCGGTTCGACACGCTGCTGCGCCTCCACGACGGGGTCCTCGAACCGGAGGCGATCCGGTGATCCGGCAGATCTGGATCGCCCTGCGGCTGACCCTCACCGAGCAGGCGCACAACCGGTTCGCGATGCTCCTCCTAGCCGTCTATCTCCCCGCATGGTACGGCGTCATCTACGGGCTCACGGATAATGCCTCGATTGGGTTCCAATTGCGCACGTTCCATGTCTTCGTGGCGACCAGCCAGCACCGGTTGGGACTGCTCACCGGGATGCTGAACGCGACCACGCTGATCATGGGGTTCGTGGCGCTGAGCGCGGTCCGGCGATCCGCGCTCGTCGATCAGCGGCTCGTCTTGTGCGGGTATTCGCGGAGCGCGTTGATCCTGGGCCGTCTGCTGGCGTTTGCGGGGGCATCGGCCGTGCTGTCCGTGTACGCGGTGGCCGTGCTGGCTGCGTTCACCCCGCCCCAGCACCCCGGTGTGGTCGTCGCCGGGACGTTCGGGGCCGTGCTCACGTATGCGGCGATCGGGGTGCTGGCTGGGGTCGTTGCCCGGGGCGATCTCGAGGGATTCTTTATCATCATCATGTTGAGCCTGGTGGATACGTTTATCCAAAACCCGATCGGCAACCCCGCGGCCAACCGCGCCGTCGTTGAGTACTTCCCCTCGTACCTGCCGATGCAGATCGTGGTCGGAGGAGCGATCGCCAACCACGTGGCCTGGTGGCAGTTCTGGGGCAGTCTCGCCTGGGCCGTGGTGTTGGGCATCCTGGGCGTGCTGGGGTTCTGGCTGCGCACCCGGATCGCCCGCGCACACGCGTGAAATGCCGTTATGATGTGCTGACGGGGAGCCGATCGGGGTCCTGAGCAGCCGTCCTAAAGTCGACGATCTGAAATGTCCCCAAGCGTGTGTTCGCGCTTGGATGCCATTCTACCGAGATCGGCGCGGCGAAATCGGGCGCGAGGCGCCCGCGCTCGATCCAGTAGCGCGCGTGAGGATCGTTGAAGATGGCCGCGCTTGCCTTGGCGACCAG contains these protein-coding regions:
- a CDS encoding nuclear transport factor 2 family protein, which codes for MSYSTSTLLTRNLDDVFGENDPARRRAAIDEIFTEDCVFYEPRGVYRGRDEIDRVAGAIKATHPDFRYQPIAAPEELGNSGRIQWVEGRPGEAPANAGTDFIIARDGRIAAVYLFFDKLP
- a CDS encoding SDR family oxidoreductase — protein: MNGELSGQVIIITGAGRGIGRAVVGELAAAGARLVLVARTRADLVRAAEEIGEDRATVVAGDVTDEATAAAAVARAQEWGGRLDAVVNNAGIGWRGVTHEMPVDAWRRLMDVNLTGVFLFTRAALRVMVAQRRGHIVNIASGAGRLGMAESAAYSASKFGVIGFTESVGLEVRRSGVKVSVVEPGSVQTSFSESTVRRDWALQPDDVARVVRAVLSTGPNVWIREAFVTPLQVPKA
- a CDS encoding phosphopantothenoylcysteine decarboxylase translates to MSLSGRRILITSGPTRAPLDAVRFLSNKSTGRLGTLIAEAVVQAGADVTFVYGRVSETPTIRGGQRSHLRLLPIETVHDLIVVFRKELPTGYDAVIHAMAVLDFEPAEIREEKTSSDLSEWVIRLTPTPKAAPLVKTLAPKTLFVGFKLEVGKGKDALIEIARAWADKTGADLVVANDLRDIERGLHIGYLVRPNGAVDGVAQGKEAIARMLVDFLSRTLGGRE
- the queG gene encoding tRNA epoxyqueuosine(34) reductase QueG yields the protein MDLAKLAQDVKHEATAAGFDLCGITTSAPFVREGRALADWVDRGYHGEMDYMARNAPRSGDPKAVVEDARTLVVVGLYYGGHTNGAPSEEEPAPAPAEARGRISRYAQGEDYHAAMEQRLRRLAGYLLSRGARVARYYVDTGPVIDRAAARRAGLGWYGKNTLIITRSGHGSWVFLGEILTDLPMTPDVPDDGDCGRCRLCLDACPTGAIVAPYMVDARRCISYLTIEHRGPIPLELRPAIGDHIFGCDICQVVCPHNTKTLAEGHPEFAARAGTGARPALLPLLNITEEEFRQRFRGSPVKRARRSGLRRNVAVALGNIADPVAVPDLMIALDDGDDALVRGHAAWALGRIGGDDAQRGLQHRLTHERDPWVREEITLALSGFATPAVSP
- a CDS encoding ATP-binding cassette domain-containing protein — protein: MESAPASLSVSHVARSFGRRHVLRDVTFTARRGELVGIAGENGAGKTTLLRIMAGLLPPDRGRVDVRGRIGYCPQDPQVHFGLTVDQNLEWFRAAYRLEHHMRAEAMLDRLAVRQHRRTLVGDLSGGTRQKLNLILALMHDPEVLLLDEPYQGFDWETYLRFWDIAEESRGAGRVIVIISHLVFERTRFDTLLRLHDGVLEPEAIR